In the genome of Cupriavidus sp. WKF15, the window GCGCGCTTTTCTTGATTTCGCCGGGCCGCGATTGAAGGCTCGGCTGGAGGAGCAGGGCGTCTAATGGCTTTATGCTTTGAGGCCTCCAGACATCTAGGTCACCGCTTCGGGCACGCCGAGCCGGGGCACGCACCGCTTTCAAGAAAGCCGACATTGCACTCCTTGCAAGCGGCAGGGCCGATTCATCTTTCCGCTTGCCAATAGAAAGCATGGTCCAGCTTTGCTCGCGTGCCGATACAGAATTTCCTTGATTGACTCTATGAATGGTTAAAGCCGGGCCGCATTCGGCCAGTGGCCCGCCATTGGCCCAAATGCCCGAAACTGCCGGGTGCGGCCCGACGACAAGCACAACAATCTAGCGTTCCTTCTGGACCGGTCCGCGTAGGGCAGCAGTCGACCCGAAGCAGCCAATGGCGTCCAGCAGAAGCGGACAGCCGTACCGCTAACTGGCAGCGATCTGCGCGTACCACACACCGAGCTATTTGCCACGAGGCAGATTTACAAAGAACACCGTTTCCGTTGCATCGGATCGCGCATCGATTTTGCCCCCGTGTGCCTTGGCAATCTCGCGCGCGATATACAGTCCGAGCCCCAGACTGCTGTGGGTATTTGTGCCTTGATAGTTCAGGCCGCGCTGGAGTGGATTAAAGATGACGTCAAGGGTCGACCGCTCAATGGGGGTGCCGGTATTCCTTACTTCCAGTAGGAGTTCCGCGCCCTTGTCGGTCACTGTCACATATACCGGCGCGTCTGGCGCTCCGTACGTGATCGCATTTAGTACCAGATTGCCCAACAACTGCTGGAGACGTCGGCCATCCCAGACACCCATGCAGTCACCGACCACGTCCAGTTCAATCTGACGGTCCGGATGTACTGCCCGCAACTGGTCCAGCGTATCGGCAAACAACTGGCCCAGATCGATATCGGTCGGCGCGATATTGATACCGAAACCGAGCCTGGTTCGATTGAAATCAACCATATCGTCCAGCAGCGCCTGCATGCGAGCGCCGCTTCTGATCAAACGTGACGCGGCTCCCGACACGTTTTCGCCGGCGTTCAGTGCTGCCAGATACGACGCTGTAATCTGGATGGTCTGGAGCGGACTTCGCATGTCATGCCCCAACATTCCGAGGAACAGATTACGGGCCAAGTCTACCTGCATGCTGAAAAAGTCTACCGATTCGGCGATTGCCTGATCGATAGCCTCGTTGAAACGGATCATGTCATCCTCGTGATGACTGTCGGGCGCACACTCGTCCATCCACAGTCGGAGTACGCTCGCGCGCAGGGCACGGTATTCGGCAACCATCTGATTGATATCGAAGCCGCTTCGCGCGCGCAGAAGGGCGTGCATCTGGGCGGCT includes:
- a CDS encoding sensor histidine kinase, whose product is MRLADFILDHMDAILLQWEAFARTLLPAAADMRSLALRDHAQQILVAVAKDLSTSQSRKEQFEKSMGHAPKLAGAPETAAQMHALLRARSGFDINQMVAEYRALRASVLRLWMDECAPDSHHEDDMIRFNEAIDQAIAESVDFFSMQVDLARNLFLGMLGHDMRSPLQTIQITASYLAALNAGENVSGAASRLIRSGARMQALLDDMVDFNRTRLGFGINIAPTDIDLGQLFADTLDQLRAVHPDRQIELDVVGDCMGVWDGRRLQQLLGNLVLNAITYGAPDAPVYVTVTDKGAELLLEVRNTGTPIERSTLDVIFNPLQRGLNYQGTNTHSSLGLGLYIAREIAKAHGGKIDARSDATETVFFVNLPRGK